In Nicotiana tabacum cultivar K326 chromosome 17, ASM71507v2, whole genome shotgun sequence, one DNA window encodes the following:
- the LOC142171617 gene encoding transcriptional corepressor LEUNIG_HOMOLOG-like isoform X2, producing the protein MASLEARRLLEVVILNYMVKRGFHQTGEVFAREINANPNPVGNNRSLQQASHQGWPLVDVLPEVAVQTLDELNFPAPASSGDFNCMLIQAGSSGKDSGMLGDKNKRTLENLPVDQQILAPIGGKQIAVQEQVNQLRLQSSNERGRKRKASPSSLAAVGKGKATTDRITNDNINSYLSRGDAGLIGASNSLAALRKSIAACIESDRKGISIKEIGSLHATHSELLCCHFHSQGKLLAAAGHEVVIWDLENNDVNTGEGHAHLVTDIRFKPNSTVFATSSFDRTVMIWDAAMPSNPFQKLVGHADHVMSIDFHPSKVGLLSSCDSNDEIRLWDVNDGDCKLIFKGGSRQVRFQPRFGNLLACSTGNIINIFDVETNSIQQQLQGHVGDVRSICWDMSGNFLASVSEDSARIWCVSGRKCLHELRSSGNKFQSCTFHPDRAQILAIGSHELLELWNPMY; encoded by the exons ATGGCCAGTTTGGAGGCTCGACGCTT ACTTGAAGTTGTCAttcttaattacatggttaagaGAGGTTTCCATCAGACTGGTGAGGTATTCGCCAGAGAAATTAATGCTAATCCAAATCCTGTTG GGAACAACAGATCTCTACAACAAGCTTCTCATCAAGGATGGCCGTTAGTT GATGTTTTACCAGAAGTGGCAGTTCAAACATTGGATGAGCTCAACTTTCCTGCCCCTGCAAGTTCTGGTGATTTCAATTGTATGCTCATTCAAGCTGGCTCGAGTGGCAAAGATTCAGGA ATGCTTGgtgataaaaataaaagaacCCTGGAGAATTTACCAGTTGACCAGCAAATATTAGCTCCTATAGGAGGAAAGCAAATTGCAGTGCAGGAGCAAGTGAACCAGCTGAGACTGCAGTCTTCAAATGAG AGGGGCAGAAAGAGGAAAGCTTCACCGAGTTCTCTGGCAGCT GTTGGGAAAGGGAAAGCTACTACCGATCGTATTACGAATGACAATATTAACAGCTACTTATCCCGGGGAGATGCTGGTCTGATTGGTGCAAGTAATTCACTCGCTGCATTGAGAAAAAGTATTGCTGCTTGCATTGAATCTGACCGGAAAG GCATCTCTATTAAAGAGATTGGAAGTCTTCACGCAACACACAGCGAGCTCCTATGTTGCCACTTCCATTCACAAGGGAAGTTGTTGGCTGCTGCTGGACACGAG gttgtgatttgggacttggaaaaTAATGATGTTAACACTGGAGAAGGTCATGCTCATCTCGTTACAGATATCCGTTTTAAACCAAATTCAACAGTGTTTGCAACATCTTCTTTTGACAGAACTGTGATGATATGGGATGCAGCCATG CCAAGCAACCCTTTCCAAAAACTTGTGGGGCATGCTGATCATGTGATGTCCATAGATTTTCATCCATCAAAGGTGGGTCTTCTCAGTTCTTGTGATAGCAACGACGAGATTAGACTGTGGGATGTCAATGACGGTGATTGCAAACTCATTTTTAAG GGAGGTAGTAGACAGGTTAGATTCCAACCTCGATTTGGGAACCTTTTGGCATGTTCTACaggaaatattattaatatatttGATGTGGAGACTAACAGCATCCAACAACAGTTACAA GGACATGTCGGAGATGTCCGTTCTATCTGTTGGGATATGAGCGGGAATTTCCTGGCATCCGTGAGCGAGGATAGTGCACGGATATGGTGTGTTAGCGGAAGAAAGTGTTTACATGAACTGCGCTCCAGTGGCAATAAGTTCCAGTCATGCACTTTCCACCCTGACCGCGCTCAAATCTTGGCGATTGGTTCTCATGAG TTACTGGAGCTGTGGAATCCAATGTACTAG
- the LOC142171617 gene encoding transcriptional corepressor LEUNIG_HOMOLOG-like isoform X1: MLGLCLAVILDLAFSSSTFLLLSRLEVVILNYMVKRGFHQTGEVFAREINANPNPVGNNRSLQQASHQGWPLVDVLPEVAVQTLDELNFPAPASSGDFNCMLIQAGSSGKDSGMLGDKNKRTLENLPVDQQILAPIGGKQIAVQEQVNQLRLQSSNERGRKRKASPSSLAAVGKGKATTDRITNDNINSYLSRGDAGLIGASNSLAALRKSIAACIESDRKGISIKEIGSLHATHSELLCCHFHSQGKLLAAAGHEVVIWDLENNDVNTGEGHAHLVTDIRFKPNSTVFATSSFDRTVMIWDAAMPSNPFQKLVGHADHVMSIDFHPSKVGLLSSCDSNDEIRLWDVNDGDCKLIFKGGSRQVRFQPRFGNLLACSTGNIINIFDVETNSIQQQLQGHVGDVRSICWDMSGNFLASVSEDSARIWCVSGRKCLHELRSSGNKFQSCTFHPDRAQILAIGSHELLELWNPMY; encoded by the exons ATGCTGGGTTTGTGTCTTGCTGTTATATTGGACTTGGCTTTTTCGTCAAGTACTTTTCTTCTTCTTAGCAG ACTTGAAGTTGTCAttcttaattacatggttaagaGAGGTTTCCATCAGACTGGTGAGGTATTCGCCAGAGAAATTAATGCTAATCCAAATCCTGTTG GGAACAACAGATCTCTACAACAAGCTTCTCATCAAGGATGGCCGTTAGTT GATGTTTTACCAGAAGTGGCAGTTCAAACATTGGATGAGCTCAACTTTCCTGCCCCTGCAAGTTCTGGTGATTTCAATTGTATGCTCATTCAAGCTGGCTCGAGTGGCAAAGATTCAGGA ATGCTTGgtgataaaaataaaagaacCCTGGAGAATTTACCAGTTGACCAGCAAATATTAGCTCCTATAGGAGGAAAGCAAATTGCAGTGCAGGAGCAAGTGAACCAGCTGAGACTGCAGTCTTCAAATGAG AGGGGCAGAAAGAGGAAAGCTTCACCGAGTTCTCTGGCAGCT GTTGGGAAAGGGAAAGCTACTACCGATCGTATTACGAATGACAATATTAACAGCTACTTATCCCGGGGAGATGCTGGTCTGATTGGTGCAAGTAATTCACTCGCTGCATTGAGAAAAAGTATTGCTGCTTGCATTGAATCTGACCGGAAAG GCATCTCTATTAAAGAGATTGGAAGTCTTCACGCAACACACAGCGAGCTCCTATGTTGCCACTTCCATTCACAAGGGAAGTTGTTGGCTGCTGCTGGACACGAG gttgtgatttgggacttggaaaaTAATGATGTTAACACTGGAGAAGGTCATGCTCATCTCGTTACAGATATCCGTTTTAAACCAAATTCAACAGTGTTTGCAACATCTTCTTTTGACAGAACTGTGATGATATGGGATGCAGCCATG CCAAGCAACCCTTTCCAAAAACTTGTGGGGCATGCTGATCATGTGATGTCCATAGATTTTCATCCATCAAAGGTGGGTCTTCTCAGTTCTTGTGATAGCAACGACGAGATTAGACTGTGGGATGTCAATGACGGTGATTGCAAACTCATTTTTAAG GGAGGTAGTAGACAGGTTAGATTCCAACCTCGATTTGGGAACCTTTTGGCATGTTCTACaggaaatattattaatatatttGATGTGGAGACTAACAGCATCCAACAACAGTTACAA GGACATGTCGGAGATGTCCGTTCTATCTGTTGGGATATGAGCGGGAATTTCCTGGCATCCGTGAGCGAGGATAGTGCACGGATATGGTGTGTTAGCGGAAGAAAGTGTTTACATGAACTGCGCTCCAGTGGCAATAAGTTCCAGTCATGCACTTTCCACCCTGACCGCGCTCAAATCTTGGCGATTGGTTCTCATGAG TTACTGGAGCTGTGGAATCCAATGTACTAG
- the LOC107764487 gene encoding transcriptional corepressor LEUNIG isoform X2, which produces MPSSSQFLEMSEMDGMLPFASNSGYPLQQIPTVPPQWNARDDMPGINFGGATQLGPNIRAPANALPHLPEPSDAGNNRFLQQSSHQGWPLVDALPEVAVQTFDKINFPAPASSGDFNRVLIQAGSSGKDAGMLGDKNKRTPKNLPVDKQILAPIGGKQMKDSGKQIAVQEQANQLRLQSSNKSGRKRKTSSISLAAVGKEKATTDHIMNGNIDSYLSRGDAGLIAASNSLAALRKSIAACIESDRKGITIKEIGSLHATKSKLLCCHFHSQGKLLATAGHERKVVIWDVENSDVKCGEGHAHLITDIRFRPNSMVFATSSFDRTVMLWDAAKPSNPFKSLVGHVEHVMFTDFHPTKAGLLSSCDSNDEIRLWDVDEGDCKLIFKGGSRQVRFQPRFGNLLASSTGNVINIFDVETNSIQQKFEGHVRDVRSICWDMSGNFLASVSEDSARIWCVSGGKCLHELCSSGNKFQSCTFHPDRA; this is translated from the exons ATGCCATCAAGCTCACAGTTTCTTGAGATGAGTGAAATGGATGGCATGCTTCCATTTGCAAGCAATTCCGG CTATCCATTGCAGCAAATTCCAACTGTTCCTCCACAGTGGAATGCAAGA GATGACATGCCTGGTATAAACTTTGGAGGAGCTACACAATTGGGACCAAATATTCGCGCCCCTGCAAATGCTTTGCCTCATTTGCCAGAACCTTCTGATGCGG GGAACAACAGGTTTCTCCAACAATCATCTCATCAAGGATGGCCGTTAGTT GATGCCTTACCAGAAGTGGCAGTTCAAACGTTTGATAAGATCAACTTTCCTGCCCCTGCAAGTTCTGGTGATTTCAATCGTGTGCTCATTCAAGCTGGATCGAGTGGAAAAGATGCAGGA ATGCTTGgtgataaaaataaaagaacCCCGAAGAATTTACCAGTTGACAAGCAAATATTAGCTCCTATAGGAGGAAAGCAAATGAAAGATTCTGGGAAGCAAATTGCAGTGCAGGAGCAAGCGAACCAGCTGAGATTGCAGTCTTCAAATAAG AGTGGCAGAAAGAGGAAAACGTCATCGATTTCTCTGGCAGCT GTTGGGAAAGAGAAAGCTACTACAGATCATATTATGAATGGCAATATCGACAGCTACTTATCCCGGGGAGATGCTGGTCTGATTGCTGCAAGTAATTCACTCGCTGCATTGAGGAAAAGTATTGCTGCTTGCATTGAATCTGACCGGAAAG GCATCACTATTAAAGAGATTGGAAGCCTTCACGCAACAAAGAGCAAGCTCCTATGTTGCCACTTCCATTCACAAGGAAAGTTGTTGGCTACTGCTGGTCACGAGAGGAAG GTTGTAATTTGGGACGTGGAAAATAGTGATGTTAAATGTGGAGAAGGTCATGCTCATCTCATTACAGATATCCGTTTTAGACCAAACTCAATGGTGTTTGCAACATCCTCTTTTGACAGAACTGTGATGTTATGGGATGCAGCCAAG CCAAGCAACCCTTTCAAAAGCCTTGTCGGGCACGTTGAGCATGTGATGTTCACAGATTTTCATCCAACAAAGGCCGGTCTCCTCAGCTCTTGTGATAGCAATGATGAGATTAGACTGTGGGATGTCGATGAGGGCGATTGCAAACTCATTTTTAAG GGAGGTAGTAGACAAGTTAGATTTCAACCTCGATTTGGGAACTTATTGGCAAGTTCTACAGgaaatgttataaatatatttgATGTGGAGACTAACAGCATCCAACAAAAGTTCGAA GGTCATGTCAGAGACGTCCGTTCAATCTGTTGGGATATGAGCGGGAATTTCCTGGCATCTGTGAGCGAGGATAGTGCACGGATATGGTGTGTTAGCGGAGGAAAGTGTTTACATGAACTTTGCTCCAGTGGCAATAAGTTCCAGTCATGCACTTTCCACCCTGACCGCGCTTAA
- the LOC107764487 gene encoding transcriptional corepressor LEUNIG isoform X1, which translates to MPSSSQFLEMSEMDGMLPFASNSGYPLQQIPTVPPQWNARDDMPGINFGGATQLGPNIRAPANALPHLPEPSDAGNNRFLQQSSHQGWPLVGVGPVPPVISHQVVHPSVIVPTQKEQFLRTKFSPQQDALPEVAVQTFDKINFPAPASSGDFNRVLIQAGSSGKDAGMLGDKNKRTPKNLPVDKQILAPIGGKQMKDSGKQIAVQEQANQLRLQSSNKSGRKRKTSSISLAAVGKEKATTDHIMNGNIDSYLSRGDAGLIAASNSLAALRKSIAACIESDRKGITIKEIGSLHATKSKLLCCHFHSQGKLLATAGHERKVVIWDVENSDVKCGEGHAHLITDIRFRPNSMVFATSSFDRTVMLWDAAKPSNPFKSLVGHVEHVMFTDFHPTKAGLLSSCDSNDEIRLWDVDEGDCKLIFKGGSRQVRFQPRFGNLLASSTGNVINIFDVETNSIQQKFEGHVRDVRSICWDMSGNFLASVSEDSARIWCVSGGKCLHELCSSGNKFQSCTFHPDRA; encoded by the exons ATGCCATCAAGCTCACAGTTTCTTGAGATGAGTGAAATGGATGGCATGCTTCCATTTGCAAGCAATTCCGG CTATCCATTGCAGCAAATTCCAACTGTTCCTCCACAGTGGAATGCAAGA GATGACATGCCTGGTATAAACTTTGGAGGAGCTACACAATTGGGACCAAATATTCGCGCCCCTGCAAATGCTTTGCCTCATTTGCCAGAACCTTCTGATGCGG GGAACAACAGGTTTCTCCAACAATCATCTCATCAAGGATGGCCGTTAGTT GGAGTTGGCCCAGTTCCCCCTGTCATTAGCCATCAAGTAGTACATCCTAGTGTAATAGTACCAACTCAAAAGGAACAGTTTTTGAGAACTAAATTCTCTCCTCAACAGGATGCCTTACCAGAAGTGGCAGTTCAAACGTTTGATAAGATCAACTTTCCTGCCCCTGCAAGTTCTGGTGATTTCAATCGTGTGCTCATTCAAGCTGGATCGAGTGGAAAAGATGCAGGA ATGCTTGgtgataaaaataaaagaacCCCGAAGAATTTACCAGTTGACAAGCAAATATTAGCTCCTATAGGAGGAAAGCAAATGAAAGATTCTGGGAAGCAAATTGCAGTGCAGGAGCAAGCGAACCAGCTGAGATTGCAGTCTTCAAATAAG AGTGGCAGAAAGAGGAAAACGTCATCGATTTCTCTGGCAGCT GTTGGGAAAGAGAAAGCTACTACAGATCATATTATGAATGGCAATATCGACAGCTACTTATCCCGGGGAGATGCTGGTCTGATTGCTGCAAGTAATTCACTCGCTGCATTGAGGAAAAGTATTGCTGCTTGCATTGAATCTGACCGGAAAG GCATCACTATTAAAGAGATTGGAAGCCTTCACGCAACAAAGAGCAAGCTCCTATGTTGCCACTTCCATTCACAAGGAAAGTTGTTGGCTACTGCTGGTCACGAGAGGAAG GTTGTAATTTGGGACGTGGAAAATAGTGATGTTAAATGTGGAGAAGGTCATGCTCATCTCATTACAGATATCCGTTTTAGACCAAACTCAATGGTGTTTGCAACATCCTCTTTTGACAGAACTGTGATGTTATGGGATGCAGCCAAG CCAAGCAACCCTTTCAAAAGCCTTGTCGGGCACGTTGAGCATGTGATGTTCACAGATTTTCATCCAACAAAGGCCGGTCTCCTCAGCTCTTGTGATAGCAATGATGAGATTAGACTGTGGGATGTCGATGAGGGCGATTGCAAACTCATTTTTAAG GGAGGTAGTAGACAAGTTAGATTTCAACCTCGATTTGGGAACTTATTGGCAAGTTCTACAGgaaatgttataaatatatttgATGTGGAGACTAACAGCATCCAACAAAAGTTCGAA GGTCATGTCAGAGACGTCCGTTCAATCTGTTGGGATATGAGCGGGAATTTCCTGGCATCTGTGAGCGAGGATAGTGCACGGATATGGTGTGTTAGCGGAGGAAAGTGTTTACATGAACTTTGCTCCAGTGGCAATAAGTTCCAGTCATGCACTTTCCACCCTGACCGCGCTTAA